One Solanum lycopersicum chromosome 4, SLM_r2.1 DNA window includes the following coding sequences:
- the LOC101257363 gene encoding dynamin-related protein 4C produces the protein MAYQNINGCISDSIEILDPKPLAVVASGVVHPPIVASFNDRIRPLLDCIDKLRHLNIMQEGIQLPTIVVVGDQSSGKSSVLESLAGISLPRGQGICTRVPLVMRLQNDPNITAPSLQLEYNNKSLPVDEIGIADAIILATDEIAGHGKGISNYPLTLVVKKNGVPDLTMVDLPGITRVAVQGQPEDIYEQIYDIIMKYIVPEESIILNVLSATVDFPTCESIRMSQKVDKTGERTLAVVTKADKAPEGLLEKVTADEVNIGLGYVCVRNRIGNESYEEARSDEERLFSTHPLLSKIDKSMVSVPVLAQKLVRIQASIISKCLPEIVRKINDRLAANLAELNRLPQHLTSVAEALTAFMRILSSSKDSLKKILLSGEFDEYPNEKEMHSAARIVEMLNQYSNELHTKNFEKVDEFLMEEIMVLQESKGIGLPNFLPRGVFLNVLQRKVKEIAASPEDFVGKLWNYLERVVIIVLMHHCENYPQLQSSTRRAAQNLIAKKKNESVDWVREIIGMEKLTDYTCNPDYLTTYSKFMAQQNTFMEIMNDHGKYSMINLEGVGVIDVGHLRKHLDVVQQAFDLKMRMMAYWKIVLMRLVDSMALHIMFSIRNMINKEMENEIIQDLMAPHGGGIERMLDESPLVAEKRNRLKKSVKLLKESKEVVANIMDRISLHDDNERD, from the coding sequence ATGGCTTACCAAAACATCAATGGTTGCATTTCTGATTCAATTGAAATTCTTGATCCAAAACCTCTTGCAGTAGTAGCTTCTGGTGTTGTTCATCCTCCTATTGTTGCATCTTTCAATGATAGAATTCGTCCACTTCTCGACTGTATAGACAAGCTCCGCCATCTCAACATCATGCAAGAAGGTATCCAGCTCCCAACGATCGTAGTAGTCGGAGATCAATCTTCTGGAAAGTCCAGTGTTCTTGAATCCCTTGCTGGGATCAGTCTTCCTAGAGGACAAGGCATTTGCACCAGGGTCCCTCTTGTTATGAGGCTGCAGAATGATCCAAACATCACAGCACCAAGTCTTCAGTTGGAGTACAATAACAAGTCACTCCCTGTTGATGAAATTGGCATTGCAGATGCTATCATTCTTGCTACTGATGAGATTGCTGGACATGGTAAAGGTATATCTAACTACCCTTTAACACTAGTAGTTAAGAAAAATGGTGTCCCTGATTTGACCATGGTGGATTTACCTGGTATTACTAGAGTTGCTGTACAAGGTCAACCTGAAGACATTTATGAGCAAATTTACgatattattatgaaatatattgtCCCTGAGGAAAGCATAATCTTGAATGTTTTGTCAGCTACTGTTGATTTCCCTACTTGCGAGTCTATTAGAATGTCTCAGAAAGTGGACAAGACAGGGGAAAGGACTCTGGCTGTTGTGACAAAAGCTGATAAAGCCCCTGAAGGGCTGCTTGAAAAGGTTACCGCGGATGAAGTGAATATAGGGCTTGGCTATGTTTGTGTGAGGAATAGAATTGGGAATGAGTCTTATGAAGAAGCAAGGAGTGATGAGGAAAGGCTTTTTTCAACTCATCCACTTCTGTCGAAGATTGATAAATCGATGGTTAGTGTTCCTGTTTTGGCACAAAAGCTGGTGCGTATTCAAGCAAGCATCATTTCAAAATGCTTGCCTGAAATTGTGAGGAAGATCAATGATAGACTTGCTGCCAATCTTGCTGAACTCAACAGGCTTCCTCAACACCTAACTTCTGTAGCGGAAGCACTAACGGCATTTATGCGCATTCTGAGTTCATCAAAGGATTCATTGAAGAAAATTCTATTAAGTGGGGAGTTTGATGAGTATcctaatgaaaaagaaatgCACTCTGCAGCTAGAATTGTTGAAATGCTTAACCAATACTCTAATGAGCTGCATACCAAGAATTTTGAGAAAGTGGATGAATTCTTGATGGAAGAGATCATGGTTTTACAGGAATCAAAAGGGATTGGATTGCCAAACTTCCTTCCTCGAGGTGTTTTCCTCAATGTTTTGCAGAGAAAAGTGAAGGAAATTGCTGCCTCTCCAGAGGATTTTGTGGGGAAACTGTGGAATTACTTAGAGCGAGTTGTAATCATAGTTTTAATGCATCATTGTGAGAACTATCCGCAGCTTCAGTCTTCTACTAGAAGAGCAGCCCAAAACTTGATTgccaagaaaaagaatgaatcaGTTGATTGGGTAAGGGAAATCATCGGGATGGAAAAGCTGACTGATTACACTTGTAATCCTGACTATTTAACTACTTATAGTAAGTTCATGGCTCAACAAAACACGTTCATGGAGATTATGAATGATCATGGGAAGTACTCCATGATAAACCTTGAAGGGGTAGGAGTAATCGACGTTGGTCATTTGAGGAAGCATCTAGATGTGGTGCAACAGGCTTTCGATTTGAAGATGAGAATGATGGCCTACTGGAAAATTGTGCTAATGAGGCTGGTGGATTCTATGGCCTTACACATAATGTTCAGCATACGAAACATGATTAACAAGGAGATGGAAAACGAGATCATACAGGATCTGATGGCACCACATGGTGGTGGAATTGAAAGAATGCTTGACGAGTCACCTTTGGTTGCTGAGAAACGCAATAGGCTCAAAAAGAGTGTCAAGCTTCTCAAGGAGTCCAAAGAGGTGGTGGCCAATATCATGGACAGGATTTCACTTCACGATGATAATGAAAGGGACTAA
- the LOC101257656 gene encoding uncharacterized protein isoform X1: MAATLAIALKSLFSVLGCLITATVIYTVATDGLPFRIELLTPWMAATLIDFYIHIFVIWSWVVYKESNWITAILWVVLLVCLGSIATCGYIVLQFLKLSTQESLQDPIYFVLLRRQEKTETEQQKKCSLLTARILFPALGCLMLGTLIYTIVTDGSPFRRDVFTPWVIATVIDFYVGVVALSVWVAYKESSWLSAALWIILIICSGSISTCAYIALQLFNLSSQDPVYLVLFSSRNRAEKGYEVTSRTESIGEGQLRKKLCG, from the exons ATGGCAGCAACTTTAGCAATTGCATTGAAGAGTCTCTTCTCTGTGTTGGGATGTTTGATTACAGCCACCGTAATATACACCGTCGCCACTGATGGCCTTCCTTTCCGCATAGAACTCCTTACCCC GTGGATGGCAGCTACCCTGATAGATTTCTACATCCACATATTTGTTATATGG TCTTGGGTTGTCTACAAGGAATCAAACTGGATTACTGCAATACTTTGGGTGGTCTTGCTAGTATGTTTGGGAAG CATTGCTACATGTGGCTACATCGTGTTGCAATTTCTTAAGCTTTCAACTCAGGAATCTTTACAGGATCCAATTTACTTTGTCCTATTACGACGTCAGGAAAA GACTGAAACAGAACAACAGAAGAAATGTTCTCTTTTAACTGCAAGAATTCTATTTCCTGCTTTGGGCTGTCTGATGCTAGGGACATTGATTTACACCATTGTAACTGATGGTTCTCCATTTCGCAGAGATGTTTTTACTCC GTGGGTGATAGCAACAGTGATTGATTTCTATGTTGGTGTTGTGGCTCTCTCG GTTTGGGTTGCTTATAAGGAATCAAGTTGGCTGAGTGCAGCTTTATGGATAATACTTATAATTTGTTCTGGCAG CATCAGCACATGTGCCTATATAGCTCTTCAGCTTTTCAATCTTTCATCTCAAGATCCCGTCTACCTTGTTCTTTTCAGCAGCCGCAACAG GGCAGAAAAAGGGTATGAAGTAACGTCTCGAACAGAGAGCATCGGAGAGGGTCAATTGAGGAAGAAGCTTTGTGGTTGA
- the LOC101257656 gene encoding uncharacterized protein isoform X2, protein MAATLAIALKSLFSVLGCLITATVIYTVATDGLPFRIELLTPWMAATLIDFYIHIFVIWSWVVYKESNWITAILWVVLLVCLGSIATCGYIVLQFLKLSTQESLQDPIYFVLLRRQEKTETEQQKKCSLLTARILFPALGCLMLGTLIYTIVTDGSPFRRDVFTPWVIATVIDFYVGVVALSVWVAYKESSWLSAALWIILIICSGSISTCAYIALQLFNLSSQDPVYLVLFSSRNRKRV, encoded by the exons ATGGCAGCAACTTTAGCAATTGCATTGAAGAGTCTCTTCTCTGTGTTGGGATGTTTGATTACAGCCACCGTAATATACACCGTCGCCACTGATGGCCTTCCTTTCCGCATAGAACTCCTTACCCC GTGGATGGCAGCTACCCTGATAGATTTCTACATCCACATATTTGTTATATGG TCTTGGGTTGTCTACAAGGAATCAAACTGGATTACTGCAATACTTTGGGTGGTCTTGCTAGTATGTTTGGGAAG CATTGCTACATGTGGCTACATCGTGTTGCAATTTCTTAAGCTTTCAACTCAGGAATCTTTACAGGATCCAATTTACTTTGTCCTATTACGACGTCAGGAAAA GACTGAAACAGAACAACAGAAGAAATGTTCTCTTTTAACTGCAAGAATTCTATTTCCTGCTTTGGGCTGTCTGATGCTAGGGACATTGATTTACACCATTGTAACTGATGGTTCTCCATTTCGCAGAGATGTTTTTACTCC GTGGGTGATAGCAACAGTGATTGATTTCTATGTTGGTGTTGTGGCTCTCTCG GTTTGGGTTGCTTATAAGGAATCAAGTTGGCTGAGTGCAGCTTTATGGATAATACTTATAATTTGTTCTGGCAG CATCAGCACATGTGCCTATATAGCTCTTCAGCTTTTCAATCTTTCATCTCAAGATCCCGTCTACCTTGTTCTTTTCAGCAGCCGCAACAG AAAAAGGGTATGA
- the LOC101257955 gene encoding ras-related protein Rab7: MSIRRRTLLKVIVLGDSGVGKTSLMNQYVHKKFSQQYKATIGADFVTKELQIDDRLVTLQIWDTAGQERFQSLGVAFYRGADCCVLVYDVNVMRSFDNLDNWHEEFLKQANPPDPKTFPFILLGNKIDIDGGNSRVVSEKKAKEWCTSKGIPYFETSAKEDINVDAAFLSIAKTALANEHEQDIYFQGIPEAVSETEQRGGCAC; encoded by the exons ATGTCTATTCGTAGAAGAACCTTGCTTAAAGTTATCGTCCTTGGCGATAGTGG GGTTGGTAAAACGTCATTAATGAATCA ATATGTACACAAGAAGTTCAGTCAGCAATATAAAGCTACAATTGGAGCTGATTTCGTGACAAAGGAGCTTCAAATTGATGACAGGCTTGTTACACTCCAA ATATGGGATACGGCCGGTCAAGAGAGATTCCAGAGTCTTGGAGTTGCATTTTATAGAGGTGCAGATTGCTGTGTTTTGGTCTATGATGTTAATGTAATGCGATCCTTTGATAACCTTGACAATTGGCATGAAGAATTTCTCAAACAG GCTAATCCGCCAGACCCTAAAACATTTCCTTTCATATTACTGGGGAACAAGATTGATATAGATGGTGGAAATAGCCGAGTG GTTTCTGAGAAGAAAGCAAAGGAGTGGTGTACTTCTAAAGGGATACCTTACTTTGAGACATCAGCAAAAGAGGATATAAATGTTGATGCTGCATTCTTGTCTATTGCAAAAACTGCCTTGGCCAATGAGCACGAGCAGGATAT ATACTTCCAAGGCATTCCAGAGGCAGTTTCAGAGACTGAACAAAGAGGTGGCTGTGCATGCTAA
- the LOC101258252 gene encoding probable WRKY transcription factor 51, which produces MFGSSTSQETTNVISHQHYQTINPNFYAFHDPLINMNQDHVHNNNYNKYQDYDTSFLDLFVDGDQEYYSNYTNNNASIYLENPFKQQEISSSTYSTSGNSSSASSFDATPTHVHMNNENTSIGIEKEKKGEKHAIAFRTKTQLETLDDGYKWRKYGKKKVKTNINLRNYYKCSSGDCKVKKKVERDGSDSRYLMTTYVGKHNHESPFIIYWNEKNQANNFLNESSSSY; this is translated from the exons ATGTTTGGCTCTTCCACTTCCCAAGAAACAACAAATGTCATTTCTCATCAACATTATCAAACCATAAACCCTaatttttatgcttttcatGATCCTCTTATCAACATGAATCAAGATCATGTccacaataataattataataagtaTCAAGATTATGACACttcatttcttgatttgtttgTTGATGGTGATCAAGAATATTATTCCAATTACACAAACAATAATGCttcaatttatttagaaaatccCTTCAAGCAACAAGAGATAAGTAGTAGTACCTATAGTACTAGTGGAAACTCATCATCAGCTAGTTCATTTGATGCCACACCAACACATGTTCACATGAATAATGA aaatacAAGCATAGGgattgagaaagaaaaaaaaggtgaaaaacaTGCAATTGCTTTTAGAACAAAAACACAACTTGAGACCTTGGATGATGGATACAAATGGAGGAAATATGGGAAGAAGAAAGTGAAAACCAACATAAATCTAAG GAATTACTACAAGTGTTCAAGTGGAGATTGCAAAGTAAAGAAAAAGGTGGAAAGAGATGGAAGTGATTCAAGATATTTGATGACTACATATGTAGGAAAACACAATCATGAAAGTCCCTTTATCATTTACtggaatgaaaaaaatcaagcaaacaactttttaaatgaATCATCTTCTTCATATTGA